Proteins encoded in a region of the Streptococcus sanguinis genome:
- the zwf gene encoding glucose-6-phosphate dehydrogenase: MSSKVIVTIFGASGDLAKRKLYPSLFRLYKSGNLSKHFAVIGTARRPWSKEYFESVVVEAIADLADSPEQAQEFASHFYYQSHDVQDTEHYIELRKLQNRLNEQYQAEHNKLFFLSMAPQFFGTIAKHLKSENIVDGKGFERLIVEKPFGTDLATASQLNEELLAAFDEEQIFRIDHYLGKEMIQSIFAIRFANLLFENIWNRDYIDNVQITFAEKLGVEERGGYYDQSGALRDMVQNHTLQLLSLLAMDKPKSFSKDDIRAEKVKVFERLVQPDKEDLKRFFIRGQYKSGKVKGKKYISYRSEPNVNPDSMTETFASGAFFVNSDRFRDVPFFFRTGKRLTEKGTLVNIVFKQMESIFGEELAPNVLTIHIQPTEGFSLSMNGKEVGERFSLAPLSLDYRTDATASGASPDPYEKLIFDVLNNDSTNFSHWDEVRSSWELIDQIEELWHSNEVPLHEYPVGSMGPDASFELLREFGADWQWSPKNKI; this comes from the coding sequence ATGTCTTCAAAAGTTATTGTAACAATTTTCGGAGCCAGCGGTGACTTGGCCAAAAGAAAACTCTATCCATCCCTCTTCAGGCTCTATAAGTCTGGCAATCTTTCCAAGCATTTTGCAGTTATTGGAACAGCCCGCCGGCCTTGGAGCAAGGAGTATTTTGAGTCTGTCGTTGTCGAAGCAATCGCTGATTTAGCTGACAGTCCAGAGCAAGCCCAAGAGTTTGCTAGTCACTTCTACTATCAAAGTCATGATGTGCAGGATACCGAGCACTACATTGAGCTGCGCAAGCTTCAAAACCGACTCAATGAGCAGTACCAAGCCGAGCACAATAAACTCTTCTTCCTGTCCATGGCTCCGCAATTTTTCGGCACCATTGCCAAACACCTCAAGTCTGAAAACATCGTAGATGGCAAAGGATTTGAACGTCTGATTGTCGAAAAACCTTTCGGAACAGACTTGGCAACTGCCAGCCAACTTAATGAAGAACTCTTGGCTGCCTTTGATGAAGAGCAGATTTTCCGTATTGACCATTATCTAGGTAAGGAAATGATTCAGAGCATCTTCGCTATCCGCTTTGCCAATCTTCTCTTTGAAAACATCTGGAATCGTGACTACATTGACAATGTCCAGATTACCTTTGCAGAAAAGCTTGGTGTCGAAGAACGTGGCGGTTACTATGATCAGTCTGGTGCTCTGCGCGATATGGTACAGAATCATACCTTGCAGCTCCTGTCACTCTTAGCTATGGACAAGCCGAAAAGCTTCAGCAAAGACGACATTCGGGCAGAGAAAGTCAAAGTTTTTGAACGCTTGGTACAGCCCGATAAAGAAGACCTAAAACGCTTCTTTATCCGCGGCCAGTACAAGTCTGGTAAGGTCAAGGGCAAGAAATACATCTCCTACCGGAGTGAACCTAATGTCAATCCTGACTCCATGACCGAGACTTTTGCTTCAGGAGCTTTCTTCGTAAATAGCGATCGTTTCCGTGATGTTCCATTTTTCTTCCGGACTGGTAAACGCCTTACTGAGAAAGGCACTCTTGTTAATATTGTCTTCAAGCAGATGGAGTCTATCTTTGGTGAGGAATTAGCACCAAATGTTCTGACCATTCATATCCAGCCGACTGAGGGCTTCTCACTTAGCATGAATGGTAAAGAGGTCGGCGAGCGCTTCAGCTTAGCTCCTCTCTCTCTGGACTATCGAACAGATGCAACAGCTAGCGGTGCTTCCCCTGATCCTTACGAAAAATTAATCTTTGACGTCCTTAACAATGACTCAACCAACTTCAGCCACTGGGATGAAGTCCGCTCTAGCTGGGAGCTGATTGATCAGATTGAAGAGCTCTGGCATAGCAACGAAGTGCCTCTTCATGAGTATCCTGTCGGATCTATGGGACCAGATGCTTCCTTTGAACTCCTTAGAGAATTTGGAGCTGACTGGCAGTGGTCTCCCAAAAATAAGATTTAA
- a CDS encoding SPJ_0845 family protein: MAVKFTRSDDLDKMFEEFATLPKMEKVEFPEEDKKKSKNEKDKKE, translated from the coding sequence ATGGCTGTTAAATTTACTAGATCAGATGATTTGGACAAGATGTTCGAGGAGTTTGCGACCTTGCCTAAAATGGAAAAGGTTGAGTTCCCTGAGGAAGACAAGAAAAAATCTAAAAACGAGAAGGATAAGAAAGAATGA
- a CDS encoding TIGR03943 family putative permease subunit: protein MIRFLILVGYFEITMYLQLTGKLNQYINLHYSYLAYLSMILSFVLAVVQLIIWMKKMEVHSHLSTRWAKLGSVLLLVIPLFVGIFFPTVTLDSTTVSAKGFHFPLAEGTSTAIQQDEGTTSQYLKPDTSTYFTKGAYEKEMRAAAKKYVKQDTIQVTTENYMEIMEVIYDYPDEFVGKTLEFTGFVYNDPSDQKSQFLFRFGIIHCIADSGVYGLLTTGNTQHFENNTWIHAKGKITMHYHKSLGQSLPTLEVESFDKVEKPENPYVYRVFE from the coding sequence ATGATTCGATTTCTAATCTTAGTCGGCTACTTTGAGATTACCATGTATCTGCAGCTGACGGGCAAGCTTAATCAATATATCAATCTCCACTACTCCTATCTGGCATACTTGTCTATGATTCTGTCTTTTGTCTTGGCAGTTGTGCAGCTTATCATCTGGATGAAGAAGATGGAGGTTCACAGTCATTTAAGTACTCGCTGGGCCAAGTTAGGAAGCGTGCTGCTCCTTGTCATTCCGCTTTTTGTAGGAATTTTCTTTCCAACTGTAACCTTGGATTCGACAACAGTTTCGGCTAAAGGATTTCATTTCCCGCTAGCTGAGGGAACTTCAACTGCTATTCAGCAGGACGAAGGCACAACCAGCCAATACCTGAAGCCGGACACCAGCACCTACTTTACCAAAGGGGCTTACGAAAAAGAAATGCGGGCAGCCGCTAAGAAATATGTCAAGCAAGATACCATTCAGGTCACGACTGAGAACTACATGGAAATCATGGAGGTCATCTATGATTATCCCGACGAGTTTGTGGGCAAGACGCTGGAGTTCACTGGCTTTGTCTACAATGACCCCAGCGACCAGAAGAGTCAATTTCTCTTTCGCTTCGGTATTATCCATTGTATCGCCGACTCAGGTGTCTATGGCCTCTTGACGACTGGAAATACCCAGCATTTCGAGAATAATACCTGGATTCATGCCAAGGGAAAAATTACCATGCATTACCATAAAAGTCTGGGGCAAAGCCTTCCAACTCTAGAAGTTGAAAGCTTTGATAAGGTAGAAAAACCAGAAAATCCTTACGTTTATCGGGTATTTGAATAA
- a CDS encoding PspC domain-containing protein: MNMKFYKLKKNRLISGVLSGLSDKFDFDLSLVRFLFIIFTVVNFGLGILIYILLAMVMPYKEDIEEEIYGTGPRKRKEAEAIKDDKDGWFW; this comes from the coding sequence ATGAACATGAAATTCTATAAGTTGAAAAAGAATCGACTGATTTCCGGTGTCTTGTCCGGTCTGTCTGATAAATTTGATTTTGATCTGAGCCTAGTGCGCTTCCTCTTTATTATCTTTACTGTGGTCAATTTCGGCTTGGGAATTCTCATCTATATCCTGCTGGCTATGGTTATGCCTTATAAAGAAGACATAGAAGAGGAAATATATGGAACTGGCCCACGCAAACGAAAAGAAGCAGAAGCAATCAAAGACGATAAAGACGGTTGGTTTTGGTAA
- a CDS encoding SprT family protein, whose product MNLTEYVKRVSAEDFGWEFRHQAYWNKRLRTTGGRFFPKDGHLDFNPKIYETFGLETFRKIVRHELAHYHLYYQGRGYRHGDRDFKELLKRVDGLRYAPALSDSQTFLIYECLSCGALIRRRRRVNLQKYRCGRCMGKLRLSEKA is encoded by the coding sequence ATGAATCTAACTGAGTATGTCAAGCGGGTTTCAGCTGAAGATTTTGGCTGGGAATTCCGCCACCAAGCTTATTGGAACAAGCGTCTCCGCACTACGGGGGGACGCTTCTTTCCTAAAGATGGCCATCTGGATTTCAACCCAAAAATCTATGAAACTTTTGGGCTGGAGACCTTTCGAAAAATTGTCCGCCATGAGCTGGCTCACTATCATCTCTATTATCAGGGTAGAGGTTACCGCCATGGAGATAGAGATTTTAAAGAACTGCTCAAGCGAGTTGATGGTCTACGTTACGCTCCTGCATTGTCCGACTCACAAACCTTTCTCATCTATGAATGCCTGAGCTGCGGAGCACTTATCCGTCGCAGACGCAGAGTCAATCTTCAAAAATACCGTTGCGGACGCTGTATGGGCAAGCTCCGTTTGTCAGAGAAAGCTTGA
- the hprK gene encoding HPr(Ser) kinase/phosphatase, which produces MSVKVKDLLKISRLSQEYGDNVLLEKEIKTSDISRPGLEMTGYFDFYTPERIQLIGMKEWSYLMKMSSHNRHQVLLKMFQPETPVIIIARNLEIPEEMIRAADEKQIAILRSKTSTSRLSGEISSYLDSRLAERTSVHGVLMDIYGMGVLIQGDSGIGKSETGLELVKRGHRLVADDRVDIYAKDEMTLWGEPAEILRHLLEIRGVGIIDVMSLYGASAVKDSSQVQIAVYLENYDTQKTFDRLGNDTEELEVAGVRIPRIRIPVKTGRNISVVIEAAAMNYRAKQMGYDATKIFEERLTDLISRNEVKHD; this is translated from the coding sequence ATGTCGGTAAAGGTCAAAGACCTCTTAAAAATATCCCGCCTGTCTCAGGAGTACGGAGATAACGTTTTACTGGAGAAAGAAATAAAGACTTCAGATATTTCTCGGCCAGGACTTGAAATGACAGGATATTTTGATTTTTATACACCCGAGCGGATACAGTTGATTGGGATGAAAGAGTGGTCTTATCTGATGAAGATGAGCTCTCATAACCGCCATCAGGTGCTGCTGAAAATGTTCCAGCCTGAAACGCCGGTGATTATCATTGCTCGAAATTTAGAGATTCCTGAAGAAATGATTAGAGCTGCTGATGAGAAGCAGATTGCTATTCTTAGAAGCAAAACCTCTACCAGTCGCTTGTCTGGAGAAATTTCCAGCTACCTTGATTCTCGGCTGGCTGAGAGAACCAGTGTTCATGGTGTCCTGATGGATATCTATGGCATGGGGGTTCTCATCCAAGGGGACAGCGGAATTGGTAAAAGTGAAACAGGGCTTGAGTTGGTTAAGCGTGGCCATCGGTTGGTTGCGGATGACCGAGTGGATATCTATGCCAAGGATGAAATGACCCTTTGGGGAGAGCCGGCTGAAATCCTGCGCCACCTATTGGAAATTCGTGGTGTTGGTATCATCGATGTCATGAGCTTATACGGAGCCAGTGCAGTAAAAGATTCTTCTCAAGTTCAGATAGCTGTCTATTTGGAGAATTACGATACTCAAAAAACTTTTGACCGTCTAGGTAATGATACAGAGGAGCTGGAGGTTGCCGGTGTCAGAATTCCACGTATTCGAATTCCTGTAAAGACTGGCCGCAATATCTCAGTCGTGATTGAGGCTGCAGCGATGAACTATCGAGCTAAGCAAATGGGCTATGATGCTACCAAGATATTTGAAGAGCGCCTCACCGATTTAATTAGCCGAAATGAGGTGAAACATGATTGA
- a CDS encoding NUDIX hydrolase: MAEVWNAYDLNRNQLPHLLVRGDEIPEGQFHLCVNVLVRHQDGDILFMRRSANKSLYPGYYEFGAGGSVLAGEDSQTAALRELEEETGLVPDSIRLLEQVCSIKDQCHFDYYEVLVSGDKSQVRYQTGETDAHLWLPLKEVPAFVENHPCFKNQKKILSSLID, translated from the coding sequence ATGGCAGAAGTTTGGAATGCTTATGACTTAAATCGAAATCAACTCCCTCATCTCCTGGTTCGAGGAGATGAAATTCCTGAAGGACAGTTTCATCTCTGTGTAAATGTCTTGGTTCGCCATCAAGATGGCGATATTCTCTTTATGCGGCGGTCAGCAAATAAAAGTCTCTATCCTGGCTACTATGAGTTCGGAGCGGGAGGCAGTGTGCTGGCAGGAGAGGATAGTCAGACAGCCGCCCTACGCGAATTAGAAGAAGAAACTGGCCTGGTTCCTGACAGCATCAGACTTTTGGAGCAGGTGTGCTCTATCAAAGACCAGTGCCATTTCGACTATTATGAAGTGCTTGTGTCTGGGGATAAGAGTCAAGTCCGCTATCAGACGGGTGAAACAGATGCTCATCTCTGGTTGCCTCTGAAAGAGGTCCCGGCCTTTGTAGAAAACCATCCTTGTTTTAAGAACCAAAAGAAAATTCTCAGCAGCCTGATTGATTGA
- a CDS encoding permease: protein MSFFYQLPASVLQAGAIFLSIIIEALPFVLIGSIISGFIEVYVTPDKVYRFLPKNKWARIFFGSLVGFVFPSCECGIVPIINRFLEKKVPSYTAVPFLVTAPVINPIVLFATYSAFGNSFRMALLRALGSMVVAILLGIFLGFFADSNIQKENRKAVHEHDFSHLSKGQKLFQVFIQAIDEFFDTGRYLVFGCLFASIVQVYVPTRILTSISSTPAVAILLLMLLSFLLSLCSEADAFIGSSLIASFGLSPVLAFLVIGPMLDVKNLLMMKNYFKTRFIWQFISLVTIVVFLYSWLVGVVL, encoded by the coding sequence ATGAGCTTCTTCTATCAGCTGCCGGCCAGTGTCCTGCAAGCTGGCGCCATCTTTCTCTCCATTATCATTGAAGCCCTGCCTTTTGTCTTGATTGGAAGTATCATTTCTGGCTTTATCGAGGTGTATGTCACGCCGGACAAGGTTTATCGTTTCCTACCCAAGAACAAATGGGCTCGGATTTTCTTTGGAAGCTTGGTTGGTTTTGTCTTCCCATCTTGCGAGTGCGGGATTGTTCCCATTATAAATCGGTTTCTGGAAAAGAAAGTTCCCAGTTACACGGCTGTGCCTTTTCTGGTAACGGCTCCAGTCATCAACCCCATCGTGCTCTTTGCGACCTACTCAGCCTTTGGTAATTCCTTCCGAATGGCTCTGCTTCGTGCTTTAGGTTCTATGGTCGTGGCTATTCTTTTAGGGATTTTTCTGGGCTTCTTTGCAGATAGTAATATCCAAAAAGAGAATCGCAAGGCTGTTCATGAGCATGACTTTTCACATCTCAGTAAGGGACAAAAGCTTTTTCAAGTCTTCATTCAAGCTATTGACGAATTTTTCGATACAGGCCGCTATCTGGTCTTTGGTTGTCTCTTCGCCAGCATAGTACAAGTATATGTGCCAACCAGAATCCTGACCTCTATCAGCTCGACACCAGCTGTTGCTATTCTTCTCCTCATGCTGCTGTCCTTCCTGCTCTCACTTTGCAGCGAAGCCGATGCTTTCATCGGGAGCTCATTGATTGCTAGCTTCGGCTTATCGCCAGTCTTAGCTTTCTTGGTCATTGGGCCTATGCTAGATGTCAAGAATCTGCTGATGATGAAAAACTACTTTAAGACACGCTTTATCTGGCAATTTATCAGCCTAGTTACCATCGTCGTCTTTCTTTACTCTTGGCTTGTGGGGGTGGTGCTATGA
- a CDS encoding Tex family protein, giving the protein MENINIEKIAQKLGLKESQVSQVLDLTAEGNTIPFIARYRKEMTGNLDEVEIKAIIDLDKSMTALAERKATVLAKIEEQGKLTDALRSEIEAAEKLADVEELYLPYKEKRRTKATIAREAGLFPLARLILQDAANLQEEAEKLTSEAFPTSEAALAGAVDILTEAISEDTKLRAWTYHEMQTNSSIVSSLKDGDLDEKQVFQIYYDFSEKVATMQGYRTLALNRGEKLGILKVGFEHNLEKILRFFEVRFKVKNAYIIEAVQQAVKKKIIPAMERRIRTELTEVAEDGAIQLFSDNLRHLLLIAPLKGRVVLGFDPAFRTGAKLAVVDATGKMLTTHVIYPVAPAKPAQIEASKKELSELIEQFGVEIIAIGNGTASRESEAFVAEVLKSHPNVSYVIVNESGASVYSASELARHEFPDLTVEKRSAISIARRLQDPLAELVKIDPKSIGVGQYQHDVSQKKLSESLDFVVDTVVNQVGVNINTASPALLAHVAGLNKTISENIVKYRETEGLIRSREAIKKVPRLGAKAFEQAAGFLRIPESDNLLDNTGVHPESYKAVEELFKRLEISSLDEAVQAKLKAVQIASLAAELGLGEETLKDIIGDLLKPGRDLRDSFDAPVLRQDVLDIKDLHIGQKLEGVVRNVVDFGAFVDIGIHEDGLIHISKLSTDYIKHPSQILSVGDLVTVWVDKLDVEREKVNLSLIAPNESN; this is encoded by the coding sequence ATGGAAAATATAAATATTGAAAAAATTGCCCAGAAATTGGGCCTTAAAGAAAGCCAAGTATCACAGGTCCTAGATCTGACCGCTGAGGGAAATACGATTCCTTTTATTGCTCGTTACCGTAAGGAAATGACAGGAAATCTGGATGAGGTTGAGATTAAGGCTATCATTGACTTAGATAAGAGCATGACTGCCTTGGCAGAGCGTAAAGCAACGGTTTTAGCTAAGATTGAGGAGCAGGGAAAACTTACGGATGCGTTGCGTTCTGAGATTGAAGCTGCTGAAAAGCTGGCAGATGTGGAAGAGCTTTATCTGCCTTACAAGGAGAAGCGCCGTACCAAGGCAACTATTGCGCGTGAAGCAGGTCTCTTTCCTTTGGCCCGCTTAATCCTACAAGATGCGGCTAATTTGCAGGAAGAAGCTGAGAAACTTACTAGTGAAGCCTTTCCAACATCAGAAGCTGCTCTAGCTGGAGCAGTGGATATTCTGACTGAAGCAATTTCTGAAGATACCAAGCTGCGGGCTTGGACCTACCATGAGATGCAGACCAATTCTTCTATCGTATCCAGTCTCAAAGACGGTGATTTGGATGAAAAGCAGGTCTTCCAGATTTATTATGATTTTTCCGAAAAAGTAGCGACCATGCAAGGCTACCGTACCTTGGCTCTTAACCGTGGTGAGAAGCTAGGTATTCTCAAGGTTGGTTTTGAACACAATCTTGAGAAAATTCTGCGCTTCTTTGAAGTACGCTTCAAGGTGAAAAATGCCTATATTATTGAAGCAGTTCAGCAAGCGGTTAAAAAGAAAATCATTCCAGCAATGGAGCGCCGTATTCGGACCGAGCTGACTGAGGTTGCTGAGGATGGAGCGATTCAACTCTTCTCAGATAACCTCCGCCATCTCCTCCTAATTGCTCCTCTCAAAGGTCGTGTAGTACTGGGCTTTGACCCAGCCTTTCGGACAGGAGCCAAACTAGCTGTCGTTGATGCGACAGGTAAGATGCTGACGACTCATGTTATCTATCCAGTAGCGCCAGCAAAGCCAGCTCAGATTGAAGCATCTAAGAAAGAGTTATCGGAGCTGATTGAGCAGTTTGGCGTGGAAATCATCGCCATTGGAAACGGAACGGCCAGCCGAGAAAGCGAAGCCTTTGTAGCAGAAGTTTTGAAATCCCATCCGAATGTCAGCTATGTTATCGTCAATGAGAGCGGAGCATCTGTCTACTCTGCTAGTGAACTGGCTCGTCATGAGTTTCCAGATTTGACTGTTGAAAAGCGCTCAGCTATTTCTATCGCACGCCGTCTGCAGGATCCTTTGGCTGAACTGGTTAAGATTGATCCTAAGTCCATCGGAGTTGGCCAGTACCAACATGATGTCAGCCAGAAAAAACTGTCTGAAAGTCTGGACTTTGTCGTTGATACAGTGGTCAACCAAGTCGGAGTTAATATCAACACAGCCAGTCCTGCCCTGCTGGCCCATGTAGCTGGTCTTAATAAAACTATCTCAGAAAATATTGTCAAGTACCGGGAAACTGAAGGCTTGATTCGGTCTCGCGAGGCCATCAAGAAAGTGCCGCGTCTAGGCGCAAAGGCCTTTGAACAGGCAGCCGGCTTCCTGCGTATTCCCGAAAGTGATAACCTGCTAGACAATACAGGCGTTCACCCAGAGTCCTATAAGGCAGTGGAGGAGCTCTTTAAGCGCTTAGAAATCAGCAGTTTGGATGAAGCAGTCCAAGCCAAATTAAAGGCTGTTCAGATTGCTAGTTTGGCTGCAGAGCTAGGCTTGGGAGAAGAAACCCTCAAAGACATTATTGGAGACTTGCTCAAGCCTGGGCGGGATTTACGGGATTCCTTTGATGCTCCTGTTTTGCGGCAGGATGTCTTGGACATCAAGGACCTGCACATCGGTCAAAAGCTGGAAGGTGTTGTCCGTAACGTCGTAGATTTCGGAGCCTTTGTGGATATCGGTATCCATGAAGATGGCCTCATTCATATCTCAAAGCTGAGCACGGACTATATCAAGCATCCTAGTCAGATCCTATCTGTTGGTGATTTAGTCACAGTCTGGGTGGATAAATTGGATGTGGAACGGGAGAAGGTTAACCTCTCTCTGATAGCACCAAATGAATCTAACTGA